ttcaaatatttattaatatttatgacaCTGAAGCTAGCAGACGGACTTAGCAGACGGCCGCCGCGCGACACGCTCGACGCAGTGGTCCTCAACTAACTTTCGCTCACAGCGTCTGCTGCTCTCACAAATTTTTCTAAGCAACTACTTTAACAGCAACTactttaacatatattatatactacaCAACAGTGGTACAAAGTGACATTTTaggtttaacaaaaaaacatgctaAAAACATCATATAAGATGTTAAGAGAATTACAGGCTGCATTCGGAATTAAATTCCCGGAAATAAGTTTGTATGTCGATTTCTAAGAGggctcattttttttataatttgcacacACCTTCGGAATGACATTAGAGAGTTACCagtgaatttttaacaaatgaacCCTCTCAGAAGctgagatataaataaataattgttaacttGAACGACTTTTTGTCATATgtcttggaaataaatttgtttataagtcGGCTTCTGAGAGGgctcatttgttaaaaattcactGGTAACTCTCTAATGTCATCCCGAAGGTGTGtgcaaattatagaaaaatgagCCCTCTTAGAAGTCGAAGTACAAACTTATTTCCAGAAATTTAATTCCGAATGCAGCCTGTAATTCTCTGAACATCTTATATGATGTTTttagcatgtttttttttgttaaacctaAAATATCACTTTGTACCACTGTTGTGTAGTGGTATATAATGTATGCTGTTAAAGTTCCTTAGAAAAATTTGTGAGAGCAGCAGACGCTGTGAGCGAAAACTTAGTTGAGAACCGTTGCATCGAGCGTGTCGCGCGGCGGCCGTCTGCTAAGTCCGTCTGCTAGCTTCAgcgtcatttaatatttcacattatAAACTATTCTTCTTAACTTTCATTTCTAAACCTGCTACATTGTtggtatttttttgtttctttactgTGTGTTCATCATGTGCATGACACTATTGTgtttattataaagtatatgcataacttaatttttatataatacataatataatatgtatataatatacaataaaaattgtaataacaaattacaCTTGAAGCAGCTTAGTTGGTAGAACAGTCGTCCGGAAAACGATAAGGTCTCGGATTCGATTTCCGACTTAGACtttcgcttcgatatttttcTAGCTTACATGTTTAGGGGGTGTAGAgggttttttattaaataaatctcaaaattgagatctattaattttaatactttgtgAAATACCAAGAAATATTGTGAtttgtgcattaaaattaaaattttattcatacacAAATCCATCCGCATACAGCTCTTATTTGCTTGTTAGTTATTAGTTATATTCAATCCGAGAGCTTTGAATCTTTATACTTAAGTTAAATTAcacttgtttttatataattgcttGTAAAATTTGCTCCATATCTTAACATGCTGTCTCGCCtcgtaatttgttttatttgtacctctcatttttattaattatcttataCTTGGAACATCAAATACGAATCGATACAGTATATTCTGTGATACATTTAACAcagctttctattttttttcattttgatatATCATATCATTGAAtcagtaaaacttttgtaacatACGTGCGGCGAAAGTAGCCCATTACGGGCTACTTCCTCCGCGCTTATTTCACAAAATACTATGATCAACAACGTGCGAGACGGCGACCGACCACTCGTGGGGGAAGGGGATGGTCGCACTCGCCTTCCGGCTCGTGCGCCcaccctcccctccccccactCGTGGTCAATCGCTGATCCCCGCGCTTGTTGAATAATGTACCATTACTTAATCCTTAAAGTGCACACTAATGCAAAATcgcaaaatttaaagaaattgatatttaaaattgtacttCTCAAAAACACGCATTATCGgtaagaaataaatgtttatcaaatTGTACATATTACAATTGGATTGCtgacaaaattttacataaaaaacactggttttacatttaaattcttttatttccttaaaattatgttaagttAGAAATCTCGAATTCCAATTCGCACATATTGTGCACTTTAAAGGTATAAAATAAAGGTGTGCACTTTGAGGGTTAAATGTTTCTGCGGGAAACACCAATGTGTAAAAATCAAGAACACTATTATATAAAGCAAGCTTATTGTAACTATCGcaaatacgtatatgtatattgttaatTTCTCGCGCGTGCGCGTCCCCTTAtgtgatactttttttttattgcagtaAACTAAATGCCCTGGCCAATGGCCACAGCGGAACTAAATCACATCACTTTTTCTATATCTTAGACCTATTGTCAACGCCATACGGTATCATACCCCACGGTATCATAACCCATCCAAACGGTATTCCGTGCCCTAGCTGCTTAAACTTTAGTAATCTAACGGGAACTGATGTTACCAACTAAGCTGAAGGCGTTGATCTTATATAATTCTCTGCATGAATGTGTATGGGAGCCATCTATACGGCTTGGACGGAACggagatttttcaatttaaatcttttaaagtaataataataataaataataataacatttataacagATGCGGAAATCTTTTCGTGAATTGTCAACAAGGCAACAAAATCGTCGCTTGCAGGCGTACGAAAGTCAACAAGAGCAGGAAACAAATTCTTCTCCAAAAAATACTCTAGCTAACGTCCGTACCAATGTGGAATTGGTCTCTAATTTTTACCAATCCATTGCTGATAATTCAGACGATAGTGACGATAATGACGATAGATCcgataatatttcaatgtctCACGatcgagaaaatattataaatgagaGTAATGGAAACTTTTCCGAAAATGCGTACAAAAATGAAGACTTTTCTACTTGGTTACGTTCGTGGAAATTGAAACATAACATTTCACACAGTGCTATGTCGGAACTTTTGAGTCAATTGAGCATATGCGGCCATGCCGATTTACCAAAGGATGCAAGAACACTGTTACGAACACCCAGGTTTAACTCTATCAAGATTTCAGCCAGCGGAGGTAGTAATTTTCATTACGGTTTGGAAAACGGTCTAATTGATCAATTGATACGTACtaattatgaaaatgaaaataacgtAATTGAAATAGATCTGAATATTGATGGACTGCCAATAAGTAAGAGCAGCAAAAGTCAAATTTGGCCGATATTGGGAAAGATCTACGGAAATAAAGCATTCACGCCTTTTATTATTAGTGCCTATCATGGGTACACAAAACCGAAATCTTTAACAGATTTTCTGGCTCCTTTCTGCGAAGAGTATCGTGAACTTCAACGCACAGGAATCGCTTTCCGTAGAAAAacttatgcagtaaaaataaGATGCGTAATTTGCGATAGTCCTGCCAGATCATTTGTTACAGGCACTAAAGCACACAATGCCTTTTTTGGATGTGGCAAGTGTATGCAAGAAGGCACGTTTGATAATCGTCGCATGCTTTTCTTAGACTTTGATTCACCTCCTCGCAccgatgaaaattttaaaaatagattgcaAGAAGAGCACCATAATAATACGTCTCCATTAGAATCCATACTGCCTATGGTGTCACGTTTCCCTCTTGATTATATGCATCTAGTGTGTCTGGGAGTCACAAAGAAATTGTTACAGTTGTGGACAAATGGATATCATACGTCAAAACTGAGTGGTCAAAAAATAACGCAGTTATCTGACAAATTAATTGCTATTTCAAAATGGATACCAAAGGAATTTCCTCGAAAACCACGATCATTGGATGACTTGTCTCGATGGAAAGCAACTGAGTTGCGATTGTTTCTTCTATACGTAGGACCAATTGCTCTGCATGGTATTTTGTCGCAAGATAATTTACGACATTTCAATGTGCTACATTGTGCTATTCGCATACTATGTCATTCAACCGATTTCTTACACAACAATGAATATAGCAGAGATTTGTTGATACATTTTGTGAAAATCTGTAAAGAGTTATACGGAGcagattcaattatttataacgtacacaatttaattcatttaagcGAAGACGCACTCAAATATGGATCACTCGATAATTTTTCTGCATTTCCTTATGAAAATTACATGCAGACAATAAAGAAAATGCTCCGAAAAGCTGAAAAGCCACTACAGCAGCTGTACAACAGAATCTCCGAAATAAATACCGAACTTAAAATTACTGACAATGAATCCATTTATCCCATACTGAAGAAGGAATTTCGAGAAATTCTTCCTGCAAATTGCAAAAGAGCACATCGTGTAATTCAATTCAAAGACTTTATTCTGACAGCTAAGAAACCCGACAATTGCTGTTATCTAAAAGATAATACAATTGTTGTTATTAAACACATTTGCTATAACGGAGATACTGCCGTCATAATTGCAAGAAagtttttaacgaaaaattcaTTATCTTTGTACCCATGTTTATCGGAAAATATGGATATGtatattgtaaacaatttatcCCAGTTAATGATATCGGAAGTTACCGAAATTTCGAATAAAGCTGTTCAACTTCCATTCGGGGAAGACTCATGGTGCTGTATGCCATTGTTACATTCATTGTagcattaaattagaaattattactaCCTCTATACTTCCTGATAGCGCGCTAATGAGAAAGGTATAtgattcaattttattcataaattgcgacaatattttaatgttatgcacatttgaatgcaatttttttaggactgcatatatatttttttatttattgtactacattttatgatatatttttatgtgtaacgtattaatttatttgtattttttgttagtATATTTTAGATGGCACCCGATTGACTACgcgtttcaacattttatgttattattattagcatatattttaagtaatacattaatattttgtgttttgttTAATCCATTacaacttaatttacaaattatattttattttttacattattataaagtgcagtcataaaataaatgtttgtatattttaatttataacttatatatgtatattttataacttatatattattttcagaatggagtattatgttttattgtatGATATGTACTGCATATCTGTGCCATCGTCATGGATCAATTTCGATCAAAGTACTTTCAAGATACCCAAAAAGCATACAGAAGTATCTAAAGCGTGTCATAAACAGCTTACTCCGTTAGACAATTGGCACGAACTGTCATTCAAGAAAAAGTTTGGACCGTTTGGTGAGTGTCATGATTTGCAACAAATGCAACAGTTAacacatgtattatatattctaaaatttctttcagATACTTACAGTAATGCACGAGCAGTCGAAAAAACTGTGAGCGAATTGTCAACATCAAATGATGAAAACATATTTGTGTCGACAACCGTTGacaaagaaaaaagattgattAGAAAACGAAAGTTTTATGGCGACACATCAACGGATGAAGGTATTTACGTTCGTACAGGATATGTCTTTTTGTTCGTTATAATCCAGAATACTagtgtaatttttaatgtataatttttaaaattctagatGAGCAaggaaggaaaagagaaaagaataagGGAAATATAAACGCGCCTTCTAATTACGTTccgcaaaaaaaagagaagcatATATCTTATAGTCAACCAATTGAAAAGTCTGTTTCTTCTATTGAGCCAGGTAAGATTTTTCTACACGAAATGCATAATATTGTCAATGATgcataaataatacaaaaataattttaacatatatgtTATTACTAATGCATAGAATACGGATCAGAGAAAATGAGAAAACATGCCTCTATTTTGTATGATAAATGCAACGATTCCTTGGATGATCTGGAGAAAGATAGCGAATTATCGCATTCATCGCACGAACACTTTGATGAAGAAGATGTACCAGGTATTACATTAAAACTAGATTAAACACgaagtgtataaaatattcagtagccttaaatatattgtttatacttAATTCTACGATATTGACAACTTCaactgaattaaaataataatttacttaaataaaaaaagcattaatgttttccaatatgtaatatttacatttttatttttattcagaaaatacAGACGAAATGAAGAATACAgatacacataaaaattatatgaagtcCCAAGAAATTAGGAAAGACAGAAAAGAAGGTACATATAAGCAATTGGCATCGCGTGATTTCGTCccaaaaaaatctttagaaagatttatattatatattatacaatatatacattttaaaagttaatctaGATATATgttgctttcttcttttttatttaattcttttttttatttaattcaagattattgcacataaaatatttcacatttttttattttcctgttAGGACCGCTACAAGAAATACAATTAAGTATCCCTGAAAAACCGAACAATACAGGAATAAAGTTCTATGAAGCAAAAAAGAAGACGCAACAAGGTATATTATCAATTGTAATTGTGTTAAAACTTTACAAAGAATAACATTAATTGAATGAATTTGATAAATAGAGTCGAATCTGTTGTTGAACGcctacataatttataatagtggCAAATATGATAACGTATAATGTCACTTACGGCTCTTGAGTAGTCACTGCTGTCAACGTCAAATTGTGATATCAGAAGCGAGAAATGACACGCTGAGACGGTTaagaattcttgcgtgctattttaaataaaaagatattttgatgaaataagaCCATAAATCACTTTAAACATACTTGTAAAATTGTGCCTTATTATGTACATAACTAGGCGTACTTTATTGACATTCATTTGACGGTTTGTGTATTAAAAACAGTTTTcagacaattttaaaaatatgttaaaatgatttttgttatttcataaaaatatctttttattaaaaaatggcacGTAAGAATTTTTAACCGTCTCAGCGTGCTATTTCTCGCTTTTGATGTTGTGATTTGATGTTGGCAGCGGTGACTACTCAGAAGTTTTAAATTATGTGTGTTGAAaatcaaaagatatattttgtaacttttcatCAGAAATGCAAAATCGAGACTTGTATATATccattttgaacaattttttttctatcacgAAAAGGATTTTCcgtttttgtgtaatatttgaAGTCGCAATCAAAGTTACAAACTGCTTTTGATATCGATAGTGACATTCTACTcccttaatataaaaaattaatataaatttttttgttgttttatagaagATTCAATAGGTAGGCCGCGAGTAATATCAAATATTCCGATTAATG
The window above is part of the Solenopsis invicta isolate M01_SB chromosome 8, UNIL_Sinv_3.0, whole genome shotgun sequence genome. Proteins encoded here:
- the LOC120358393 gene encoding uncharacterized protein LOC120358393 isoform X1, coding for MEYYVLLYDMYCISVPSSWINFDQSTFKIPKKHTEVSKACHKQLTPLDNWHELSFKKKFGPFDTYSNARAVEKTVSELSTSNDENIFVSTTVDKEKRLIRKRKFYGDTSTDEDEQGRKREKNKGNINAPSNYVPQKKEKHISYSQPIEKSVSSIEPEYGSEKMRKHASILYDKCNDSLDDLEKDSELSHSSHEHFDEEDVPENTDEMKNTDTHKNYMKSQEIRKDRKEGPLQEIQLSIPEKPNNTGIKFYEAKKKTQQEDSIGRPRVISNIPINVRIQNPVHNGINEDHTSCCDACRLKFLQVNTKIKHKLNRIINLLENKGGDKADPVEQNNNNLLPDFPLTTIQELNNFNEQLMQNDVQRQFVKKMSKIGGDTVSKTVRNVMSQTITDELAQIYTWTGQKNRLALKKTKISDVIIEAIMISINTTMAEVEGYMKEWVRRASDRIRSLSKK
- the LOC120358393 gene encoding uncharacterized protein LOC120358393 isoform X2, translated to MEYYVLLYDMYCISVPSSWINFDQSTFKIPKKHTEVSKACHKQLTPLDNWHELSFKKKFGPFDTYSNARAVEKTVSELSTSNDENIFVSTTVDKEKRLIRKRKFYGDTSTDEDEQGRKREKNKGNINAPSNYVPQKKEKHISYSQPIEKSVSSIEPEYGSEKMRKHASILYDKCNDSLDDLEKDSELSHSSHEHFDEEDVPENTDEMKNTDTHKNYMKSQEIRKDRKEGPLQEIQLSIPEKPNNTGIKFYEAKKKTQQEDSIDACRLKFLQVNTKIKHKLNRIINLLENKGGDKADPVEQNNNNLLPDFPLTTIQELNNFNEQLMQNDVQRQFVKKMSKIGGDTVSKTVRNVMSQTITDELAQIYTWTGQKNRLALKKTKISDVIIEAIMISINTTMAEVEGYMKEWVRRASDRIRSLSKK